ACCCCACCACCGACCGCAACTACCGCCTCAACCTCAAGCCGCCGAGCGTCACGGCGCTGTGGGACGGGGCGGCCAGGGAAACGTATACCGACCCGGTGAGCGGGCAGGTCAACCTCTGGGCCGCGCCTTTCGGCACCGACAACCTGGGGCGTGACATCTATTCGCGCGTGCTGCACGGCACCCGCATCAGCCTGAAGGTCGGCGTGGTGAGCACGGCGCTCGCGCTGATCATCGGTTCGCTGCTCGGGGTGCTCGCCGGGTACTTCGGCGGCTGGCTCGACTCGGTGCTGGGGTATTTCAGCGACGTGATGCTCGCCTTCCCCAGCATCCTGCTCGCGATCGGGTTCGCCACCATCTTCAGCGCGAGCGATCCACCCTTTTTGATCGCCGGTCTCGACCGTCTCTTCGCGCTGAACAGTCCGCAGCTCGTGACGGCCATGCTCGCGGTGTCGCTGGTGCAGGTGCCGGTCTACCTGCGCCTGGCCCGCTCGGTGGTGCTCAGCATCCGCGAGCGCGAGTTTGTGCAGGCGGCGGGAGCACTGGGCGCGAGCCAGTGGCGCATGATCTTCAAGCACGTGCTGCCCAACTCGCTCTCGCCCCTGATCGTGCAGGGCGCCCTGAGCATCGCCACCGCCACCATCGAGGTCGCTGCCCTGGGTTTCCTCGGCATCGGGGCGCAGCCTCCCCTGCCCGAGTGGGGGACCATGATTTCCGACTCGCGCTCGTACTACGTGGACGCGCCCTGGACGATGATCTTCCCGGGCCTCGCGATCTTCCTGACCGTGCTGGGCTTCAACCTGCTCGGCGACGGCCTGCGCGACGTGCTGGACCCACGCAGCACGCAGTAGAGCTACAGGGGCGGGCCAGCATTCAAACAGAAGAGGGAGCGGACCTCATTAGCGGGTCCGCTCCCTCTCCCAGGTTGGCTTTTTCGTGCTGGCGCTCAGTGGGCCGCGCCGCTCCCCGTCATCATCATCCCGAGACCGGTCTCGGTGGCCTGAGCAGCGTCCACTTCGCCAGCAATCTTGCCCTCGTACATCACGAGGATGCGGTCAGCGAGGTTCATGACTTCGCCGAGGTCCGCCGAGATCAGCAGCACCGCGAGGCCCTGGTCGCGCGCCTCCACGATGCGGGCGTGGATGAACTCGATGGCGCCGATGTCCACCCCGCGCGTGGGCTGCGAAGCGATCAGGATCTTGGGTTCCTTGCGCATCTCGCGCGCCACGATCAGCTTCTGCGCGTTGCCGCCCGAGTAAGACCCGGCGGGCAGCGCCGTCGAGCGCGGCCGCACATCGTAGCGCTCGGAGAGGTCGCGGGCGTTTTTCTCGATCACGTCGAGCCTCAGCAGTCCGAACGGACCGGCAAAAGGGGCGCGGTCCTGCTCGCCGAGGATATAGTTTTCCGCCGTGCTCATCTCGAGCACCAGCCCGCGCTCGTTGCGGTCTTCAGGAATGTGCGACAGGCCCGAGGCCTCGACCTCGCGCACCCCGCGCGCCTCCCGGCCCAGATACGTGATGCGGCCGTGATACGGCGCGAGCCCGGTAATCGCCTCGACGAGCTGGCTCTGACCGTTGCCCTCGACGCCCGCGATCCCCACGATCTCCCCGGCGCGGACCTGGAAGCTCACGCCGTCCACCGCGTTGCCGTGCTCGCCCTTCACCACGAGGTTCTGGATATCGAGCGCCACGTCGCGCGGCTGGGCGGGGGTCTTGTCCACCTTGAGCGTCACCTCGCGCCCCACCATCATGCGGGCGAGGGTCTCGGTGGTGGCGCCCTCGGCGGGAATCGTGCCGATCATCTTGCCGTCGCGGATGACGGAGATGGTGTCGGAGATGTGCAGCACCTCGTGCAGCTTGTGCGAGATAAAGATCACGGCGTTGCCGCTCGCCGCGTACTGCCCCTTGAGAAAGTCGAAGAGTTCGTCGGTCTCACTCGGGGTCAGCACCGCCGTCGGCTCGTCGAGAATCAGGATGCGCGCGCCCCGGTAGAGCGTCTTGAGGATCTCGACTTTCTGCTGGAGGCCCACCGGCAGCTCGCCGACGAGGGCGTCGGGATTGAGCGCGAAGCCGAACTGCGCGATCAGCTCGGCCACCCGCCGCCGCGCCGCGCCATAGTTGATCGAGGTGCCCTGCGTCGGCTCGGCGCCCAGAATCACGTTCTCGGTGACGGTGAGGGTGTCCACGAGCTGGAAGTGCTGAAACACCATGCCGATGCCCTGGGCAATCGCGTCGGCGGGGCTGGAGAAGCTCACGGTCTGGCCGTCCACGACGATCTCGCCGCTCGTCGGGGGCTGGGCGCCGTAGACGATCTTGACGAGCGTGCTTTTGCCCGCGCCGTTCTCGCCGCACAGCGCGTGGACGCTGCCCCACTTCACCTCCATAGAAATATTGTCGTTGGCGAGCACGAGCGGGAATCGCTTGGTGATACCGCGCAGCGACAGGGCCACCGGCGAGCGATGCTCGTGGGACAGGGCCGCTTGGGGAGCAGAGACGGTCATGGCCCACAGTCTAAAGCCCGGACCTCGCCCGGCATCCGGCTCGCCGGGGAGGCCGATTCCGTTTCCCGGTGCCTTACCGCACAATAGGCGGCACATGGACCCTTTCTGGCTGGCGATCACCAACCTGGGCCGCGACGAGGTGTTTATCGTCGCCCTGACGCTCTACACCCTGCTCGTCAGTCCGCGCGGCGGGCGTGACCTCGGGGTGGCCTTCGCGCTGAGTTACCTCGTGAACACGGCGCTGAAATACGGGCTGAACCTGCCGCGCCCCTTCACCGCCGACCCCGCGCTCGCGTCCGAGGCGGCGCGGGCGACGGCGGGCGGCCCCGGGCTGCCGAGCGGCCACACCCAGATGAGCACGGTGCTCTGGGGCGGGATCGCCGCGCAACTGCGCCGGCGCGCCTTCACGCTGTTCGCGGTGGTCCTGATCACGTTGATTACCCTGTCGCGGCTCGTGCTGAACGTGCATTTTCCGTCGGACGTGATCGTGGGGTTGCTGCTCGGCGTGACCTTTGCGCTGCTCGGCGTGCGCGGACGCTTCGACAACCTGGGGGCCGGGCGCTGGTTGATTCCGCTCGCGGTGCTCGGGCTGTGCCTCGTCCTCCCGGCGAGCACGCCGCGTGAATACTCTGCCGGGCTCGGACTGCTCGCGGGGTACTGGGCGGGGCGTCCGGAATTTGCGCCGCCGCGCGACCTGACCGGGCGCGTGATCGTGGGGGTGGGGGGACTCGCGCTGGTGTTCGCCGTCTTCCTGGGGCTCGGAGCGCTCACGGCGGGCCTCGGCGACGCGCCGATCCTGCGGGCGCTGCGCTACGCGGCGGTCGTGCTCGCGGCGCTGCACCTCGTTCCTGGGCTGCTGCGGCGCTGGCTGCCGAGCGCTCCCGCCGCCCACGCCCTGGAGCGCGCGCCGGCCTGAGCGCCCAACCTTCCCAGCTGCTCAGCTTTCCTGGTCCTCGGCCTTGACCCAGCGCGTCCCCAGCATGGCGGGGCCAACCGGCTGCGGCGGCTTGGGCGGATAGGCGGCGCGGTGGGCGGCGCGCAGCACGGTCTGGACCTCGGTTTCACTCAGCACCCCTTTTTTCTCCAGCAGCGTGAGCAGGGCGAGGTTGAGTTTGCGCAGGTATTCGACCTCTTTTTTCAGGTCGCCGTTCCTGGGGTCGCGCGGGGTCGGGGGGGCGGTCATGACCAGCAGCATAGCGGAGCGTGCGGCGCTGGCTGCTCCCCAGAGAGTGACGGCTGGGGGCCGCGATTTGCGTCCTGACGCGCAGTGCGGCTTCTGGGGGGGGGTGCTATGCTGCTCGGTGTCTGAACAGGTGATGTGAGTGCCTGAAAAGGGAGTGCACATCACAAAGGCCAGGGCGCACGAGGCCATTTGACATGGCGAAGCCGGGAGCCAAGCCTGCTGCTTGATGGTGACCCCGGAGCGGCGGCTGGAGACCGGAGGAGGACGAGCAAGCATGTACAAAGGGAGAGAAGGACAGTGGGCGTTTTACCTGCACCGCTTATCCGGACTGGCGATCTTGTTCTACCTGATGCTGCACGTCTTCAGCATCGGATCGTTCATTCTGGGCGAGAAGTTCTACATGACCATCCACCACACCTATGACCTGTGGCCTTTCCGGGTTGGGCTGATCTTCGTGACGGCGGGCGTGGTGTATCACGCGCTCAACGGGCTGCGCATCATCGCGATGGACTTCGCGGGAGCCGGCGTGGCGTACCAGCGTCAGATGTGGTACGTCGTGCTGCTTTTGACGGCGGCGGCCACCGCCTACACCGCCTGGGTCAACATCCCGCGCATCCTGGGAGGCTACTGATGATTCGCGCCCGGACCTACACCGACGCCAAGCAGCAGTCGCACTCCAATGCTGAGCTGAACTGGTGGATTTTCATGCGGATCAGCGGGCTGGTCCTGACCTTCCTGGTGCTCGGGCACATCTACATGACCTTTATTCAGGTCAGCGAGTCCGACGCCACCTACCTCGCGGTGGTCAGCAAGCTCAGCAACCCGGCCTGGAAGTTCTACGACTGGCTGATTCTTTCTCTCGCCCTGCTGCACGGAGCCAACGGCGCGCGCTACTCGATTGAGGATTACGTGCGCTCTCGCCCGGACCGCGCCTGGATCAAGGGCACCTTCTACACGGTCATCGCGCTGCTGTTTACTTTCGGCACCGTCGGGCTGTTCTCGATCTGATTTTTTCCTCCCTCAAGGAGTTCACCTATGCATCACCGTTATGACGTCATCGTCGTGGGCGCGGGCGGCGCAGGCCTGATGGCAGCCCTGTACGCGGCCAAGGGCGGCGCGTCGGTCGCCTGCATCTCCAAGCTCTACCCGACGCGCTCGCACACCGGCGCGGCGCAGGGCGGGATCGGCGCCGCGCTCGGCAACGTTCAGGAAGACCATTGGGAATGGCATATGTTCGACACCGTCAAGGGCGGCGACTACCTGACCGATCAGGACGCCGCCGAGGTGTTTGCCAAAGACATCATCGAGGTGGTCTACGAGCTTGAGCACATGGGCCTGCCCTTCTCGCGCACCCCCGAGGGCCGCATTGCCCAGCGCAAGTTCGGCGGCCACACCCGCGACTTCGGCAAGGCCGCCGTCGAGCGCAGCTGTTACGCCAAGGACCGCACCGGCCACATGATCCTCCAGACGCTCTACCAGCAGAACGTCAAGGCCGGCACGCTGTTTTTCAACGAGTTCCACGTCACCGACCTCCTGATCGAGAACGGGCGCTGCCGGGGCGTAGTGGCCTACGACCTCGCGACCGGCGAGCTGCACACCTACCACGCCAAGGCCGTGATCCTGGCGGCGGGCGGCTACGGACGGGCGTTCAAGATCACGTCCAACGCGCTCACCCTGACCGGCGACCTGATGAGCATCTACTACCGCAAGGGGCTGCCGCTCGAGGACATGGAGTTCTACCAGTTCCACCCGACCGGGCTCGCCAAGCTCGGGATCCTGGTGACGGAAGGCATTCGCGGGGAAGGCGGCATCCTGCGCAACGCCGACGGCGAGCGTTTCATGGAGCGCTACGCGCCCACCATCAAAGACCTCGCGCCGCGCGACATCGTCTCGCGCTCGATCATCACCGAGATCCGCGAGGGCCGGGGCGTCGGCAAGGACAAGGACGCCGTCCACATCGACCTGACCCACCTGCCGCGCGAGGTGATCGAGGGCAAGCTCGCCGAGATTACTGACCTCGCGCGCACCTACCTCGGCCAGGACCCGGTCAAGGATCTCGTAGCGATTCAGCCGACCGCGCACTACGCGATGGGCGGCATTCCCACCGACCTCAACGGCTTGTGCCTCTCGGACGGCAACGGCGGCTCGATCGAGGGCCTGTACGCGGCGGGCGAGCAAGCGTGCGTCAGCTTGCACGGCGCCAACCGCCTCGGCACCAACTCGCTCGGCGACCTCGTGGTGTTCGGGCGCCGCGCGGGCATCTACGCCGCGCAGTACGCGCAGCAGGTGGACTTTGCCGAGATGGTGGATGACCCCGAGGCCGAGAGCCGCGCGATGCTGGACAGCCTGAAGAATGCGAGCGGCAAGGAAAACGCCGCCGCGATCCGCAAGGAACTTCAGGAAACGATGATGGACAACGTCGGGATCTTCCGCAACGGCCCCGACATGGCGCGGCAGGTCGAGATCATCAAGGAGCTTCAGGCCCGCTTCAAAAATGTGGGCGTGTCGGATACCAACGCGCGCTACAACTCCGAACTTGTCGAGGCGATGGAGGTCGGCTTCCTGCTCGACTGCGCCGAGGCGATGGCAAGCAGCGCGGTGAACCGCACCGAGTCGCGCGGCGCGCACGACCGCGAGGATTACCGCGAGCGCGACGACAAGAACTGGCTCAAGCACACGATGGCGTACCGCGACATGAACAAGCCGGGCAACGTGATCATCGGCTACAAGGACGTGGCCCTCAAGGGCTTTACCCGCGCCTTTGAGCCCAAGGCCCGCGTGTACTGAGCCCGCTTCTCCTCCCAAGGAACCCCAACCCATGACCCAGACCACCGTACCCAGCACCCCGGCGCCCAGCAGCGCGGCGATGGCCGCAGCGCCGACCGCCGAGATGATGCAGCTCAAGGTCAAGATCCTGCGCTTCGACCCCGAGAAAGACAAGAAGGGCCGCTGGGTCACCTACGACCTCGAGGCGCAGCCCGGCGACCGCGTTGTAGACCTCCTCAACGAGATCAAGTGGTATCAGGAGCCCAGCCTGACCTTCCGGCGCTCGTGCCAGCACGGAATCTGCGGCTCGGACGCGATGCTGATCAACGGGCGCAACCGCCTGGCGTGCAAGACGCTCGTGCGCGACGTCGCCAAGAGCAACGGCAGCACCATCACCGTCGAGCCGATTCGCGGCTTGAAGGTCGAGCGCGACCTGCTCGTCGACATGGAGCCCTTTTTCGACGCCTACAAGGCGATCATGCCTTACTTCATCAACGAGGACCCGGCGCCGGCGGGTGAGCGGCTCCAGAGCGAGGAGCAGGCCGAGCGCATGGCACACTCCTCGAACTGCATCCTGTGCGCGTGCTGCACGACCTCGTGCCCGATCTTCTGGGTGAACGGCTCGTACCTCGGCCCAGCGGCGATCGTGCAGGCCCACCGCTTTATCTTCGACAGCCGCGACCAGGCCACGCAGCAGCGCCTCAACATCATGAACCAGAACACCGGCGTCTGGCGCTGCCGCACCGCCTACAACTGCACCGAAGCCTGCCCGCGCGAAATCCCGATCACCCAGATCATCGAGGAAGTCAAGCGCGCGGTGATGTACCAGCAGTCGTAACCCACCGCTCCCCTGCCCCCGTCCAGGCCGCCGCCCCGTGCGCGCGGCCTTTGTTCTGGGCCACGGCTCCAGGCGTCGGCTGAGTCGGGAAAGGCGGGACTGTGTTGGCGGCACCGGACTTCGGACCCAGGCCCTAGGGCGCCGGCTCCTCCAGCTGCCGGGCGAAGACCACCAGCGCGTCGGTGATCCGCAGCGGCAGCCGCAGCTCCTGGGCGTTCGGGAACAGGCGCCGCAATACAGCCTCGGCCCAGGGCTGGCTTTCCAGGGCGTGTCCCGCTTCCCGCCAGACCCCGGCGCGGAACGGGCGCAGGACATCTTCCTCGAGGGCGCTGCGCAGCCAACGCAGGGTGGCCTCGGCGTCGTCCGGGGCCTCGGCGAGCATCACGCGCGCTTCGAGCGCGAGAAGTTGCGCGCTGAGGCCGGGGTCGGCTTCCTCAGCTCCGTGTGGCCTGCCCAGGCCGAGCCGCACCCGCCGCAGCAGGGCGTGGGCGCGGCCCAGGTCACGGAGCGCCGCTCCCCGGTCGCCTGCGCGCAGCAGAACCTCGGCCCGCAATGCCCGGGCCTGGGTCTCGGCGTAGGGATGGTCGGTCATGTCGAGGGCGGCGGCAAGGTGTTCCAGGGCGGAGCGGGGGTCCGGCTCGGCGAGCGAGCGGGTCAGGCGCATGTCGAAATGCAGGAGTTGCTCGCGGTCACTCGCGCCGGGGGCGCGGCGCAGCAGTTCGTCGAGCAGGGCGCGGGCGTGGGCGAGGTCCGGGGTATCGCGCTCGGGCCCACTGAAAGGCTGGAGGTAGGGCAGCCCACGCCCACGCGTGAGGTAGGCGAGGGCCACACGGTAGTGGGTCCGGCGTACCCGGTAGGCGACCTCGGCGCGGCGCGCTTCACCCGGCTGGAGCAGCGCGAGTGCCTGCGCCGCCCTGTCCAGCCCGGCTTCCGGGCGCCCGAGCGCGAGCAGCACCGGCACACTCTCCGAGAGCAGCCGGGCGCGCGGCACCTGATCCCCGCGTCTACGCGTCTGTGCGGGAACAAGCGCAAGCGCCCGGTCAAAGCAGGCCAGCGCCTCCTCTGCCTGCCCCAGCCGGCGCTGCGCCGTGCCCGCCCGGGCCAGCACGCGCGCCTGCTCCTCGGGGCCCGCCCCGGCCCCGGCCAGGCGCCGCGCCGCGTCGGTCAGCGCCGTAAGGGCGGCCTGGGGTTGCCCGAGACGCAGCCGCATGTCGCCTTCCTGGTAACGGGCCCGCGCCGAGAGCAGCGGGCTCGACTCCGGCACCGCGCCGAGATGCTCGAGCGCCGCCGCCCAGTCCCCCGCGTCCTTGGCGATCAGCCCGCGCCACAGCCGGGCACGTGGGCCGGATTGCACGGTGCGGGGGTCACTCACCGCCCGCGTCGCGCTGTCCATATCGCCCTGCCAGCGCGCGAGGGCCGCCTCGACCAGCAGCCCGTCGGACTGCGCGGCGAGCGCCCAGGGCTCACCAGGCTCACGGCGCAGCAACTCCGGCAATTCGGCGCGGGCCAGCTGCTCGGTCGCGGCTTCGAAGCTTCCAGCATCCACGCTGCTCTCGGCGAGCTTGACCCGGGCCCAGGCGCGCACCGCGTCGTGTGGGGAACCGAGCAGGGTGAACAGGGCGTCGCGGGCCGCCGGCTCGTGGTAGTCGCCGCGCCCGGTGTGGTGGGTAACCACCGCGCGGGCGAGCCACTCACGCTCGGGAGAGCCCGCACCGTCGCGCACACGCGGCCACAGCGGCGGCAGGAAACGGGCCGCGTCGGGCGCGTCCTGAATGCGCCGGACCAGCGCCCCCCAGTCTCCCAGCGTCACGAGCGCGGCGAGCAGGTGGGGCTGCACGTCAGGAGCCGGGTGAGGGCCGCACCGCCCCACGAAGCGCCGGGCGGCGCCCTCCACCTCCCCGGCCGGCAGGCGCGACGCGGCGAGCCACAGCGAGGGCGAGGGGCGCCAGCAGCGCTCGGCCCTACCCTCATCCGCCTCCACCGCAGTCAGCAGCGAGCGGGCGTGCAGCCGCAGGGCGGCCACCGGCTCCCCGAGCGCGGCAGCCAGCGCCCCACCGGGCAAAACCGGGGGATCCGGGGTGGCCGTGCCCCGGGCGCCGAGCGCCTGGGGACGCGGCCAGGCGGCGCCCTCCCCCAGCATCAGAACCGCGAGGGCCAGCGCAAGCCGACGCACGTCCGGATCCGAGAGCAGCCGGGCCGCGTCGCCGCCGCCGCCCCCCAGCAGCGCGAGGCGGTCGAGGTGCCGCCCCGTCTCCCGCGCGAGCTCGTCGGCCACGGCGCGCGAGACCCCGAGCTTCGCCATCAGGTAGGCGCGGGCTTCAGTGAGGGTGGGCGGACGCAGTTCGGTGATCTCACCCGCGCCCGCCGGCCAGCCGGCCGGGTCTTCCAGCGCGATCAGAACGCTCACTCCAGGAGGAAGCTGGCGCAGCAGCACCTCACCCGCCCAGGCCGCCGCGGTCACCGGGGTGCCGTCGGGGAGCCGAGGCGGGTCGCCCGCGAAATGCAGCCCCTCGGTCACCCGCACGAGCAGTGCGCCGGGGGGTGCCGGGGCACCGAGCGCCTTTTTCAGTGCCTCGCCCTGCCGCGCGGCCAGCACCGCAAAGGAGCGGTCGCGCGCCGCGGAAGCAGGAAGCGGCGCGAGAAGGTCACCGCTGAGGTTGAGCTGCCGCACCCGGACGCCGGCTTGCCCCAGCGCGGCGGCGAGGTGATCAAGCAGCACCGTCTTGCCCGCTCCCGCCCGGCCCGCCACGACCAGCCTTGGCGCGCGCCCGGCCCGCACTCCGGCGAGAAACTGTTTGTAGACGCGCTTCTTGGCCCGGCCGAGCAGTTCAAGCTCCGCAGGCAGCGGCGCGGGGGGCGGGGGGTCAGGGGCGAGGTCAAGCCCGGTGACCCCGGCCTCGGCGGCAAGGTCACGCAGGATGGCCGCCAGCTTTTCCTTGTCGGCCACGGTGCCCACGTCGCGGTAGACGATGTTGCGCAGCGCCGCCGGATTGCCCCCACGCCGCCCGAGTTCGGCTTCGAGCCAGCGCAGGCTGCCGCGTTGCACCCCGCTTCCTCCCGCGCCCGGCGGCAGCGAAGTGCGCAGGTGCCGAAGCGCCGCTTTCCAGTCCACGTCCGCAGGGTAAAGGATGCGGAGCGGCAAGACCCGCCGAACCCGCCTCCGCCTGCCCGCCGTCTTGGACCGGGTTCAGAACGGCGCGCGGGCGCCGTCCCTTACTGCTCCGTCAGACTTTCGACAGCCCCAGCGTGTAGACTCGGTCCAGTTTTCTGCAACCTGAATCTGAACCCCGCTTCCACTTTTTCTCAGACCGGAGGATGTATCTATGCGCAAGACCCTGACCCTGCTCGCCCTGACCCTCGCCCTGCCCACTGCCGGCGCCCAGTCGCTTCAGAGCGCCCAGGACCTGTTCGATCAGGGCAAGTGGCAGGAAGCCGCGACCGCCGCCGCCGCGCTCAAGACGAGCGCCGGCTACGCCCTCGCCGCCGAAGCGACCACCAATGGCGCGGGCCTCGTCGCCGACAACCAGAAAAAGGCCACCTTCGCCAAGGCCCAGGACTACGCCAAGCAGGCGATTGCCCTCGACCGCAACAACGCCGACGCCTACTTTGAACTCGCCCGCGCGCAGGGCCGCCTCGCGCAGTTCGCGGGCATCCTGCAAAGCCTGGGCCTCGCCGGCGACATGAAAAAGAACCTCGATCAGGCGATCAAGCTCCGGCCCAACATGGCCTCGGCCTACGTCGCCCTCGGGCTGTGGAACGCCAACCTCGACGCCAAGGGCGCGATTGCCCGCAGCGCCACCGGGGCCAAGCGCGCGCAGGTGGCGCCCAACTTCGAGAAAGCCATCGCGCTCGAACCCAACCGCGCGATCCACCGCATCGAGTACGCCAACGCGCTGCTGCTCCAGGGCAACAAGGCCGCCGCCAAGGCCCAGCTCGAAAAGGCCGTGTCTCTGCCCGCCAACACCTTCTGGGAGCGCCAGGACCTCGCCGGCGCCCAGGCGTCGCTGAACAAGCTGAAATAAGCTTCTCCCTCCTGTCAGGCTGCCCCGGCTCGTCCGGAGCGGCCTGTTCGCTTTTGCCGACGTCAAGGCCAGGTCAAGGCTTTCTCGGACGCCGCCCATGTCGGGCGGGCAAGCTGGCCGCATGACCAAGCAACCCCTGAGCGGCAAGAAGATCGCCATCCTCGTGACCGACGCCTTCGAGCAGATCGAGCTGACCAGCCCGCGCGACGCCCTGCACGCCGCCGGCGCGACCACCGAGATCGTGAGCCTGAAGCCCGGCGCGATCCAGGGCCTGAACCACATCGACAAGGCCGACACCTTCGAGGTGGACAAGACGGTCCAAGACGCCCAGGTGGGCGATTACGCCGGCCTGCTGATTCCCGGCGGCGCCGTCAACCCCGACGCGCTGCGGATGGACGAGCGGGCGATGGCCCTAGTGCGCGAGTTTTACGACACGGGCAAGCCCATC
The DNA window shown above is from Deinococcus reticulitermitis and carries:
- a CDS encoding type 1 glutamine amidotransferase domain-containing protein; the protein is MTKQPLSGKKIAILVTDAFEQIELTSPRDALHAAGATTEIVSLKPGAIQGLNHIDKADTFEVDKTVQDAQVGDYAGLLIPGGAVNPDALRMDERAMALVREFYDTGKPIAAICHGPWVLSETGISQGLRMTSWPSLKHELTLSGATWVDEPCVTDKGVVTSRNPDDLPAFNKKIVEEYAEGDHSSRRK